The Bacillus sp. B-jedd sequence GGAAGAATAAAAATTGGTGTCAGTCCCATTTTGGCAACCTACACCCTCTACAAGTTTTTGCCATCCTTTATGCAACGCTACCCTGGAATTGAGATTAATTTAGTGGAGGACGTGGCTGAGGAATTGGAGTCATTGATATTGCAAAATCAGATTGATGTTTGCGTCAACTCGCTTCCGATTACAAATCCCGACATTACGTATGAGAATCTTTACGAAGAGTACAATTACTTCGTGATACCTCCAAATCATCGACTATATAAAAAAAATCAAACTTCAGACGTTGATTTTGATCCATCCAAATTAGACGGAGAAAGTTTCATTTTAGCCAAACCTGGATTAGGATTACGTAGATTCACAAATCAAGTATTATCTAAGTACAATATTCATCCACAAGTTGTATTAGAAACTACGAATGCTGAAAATGCATTGCGGTTGGCTAATAATGGAGTTGGCGTAACAATCGTTCCACAATGTGTGATTGAAAGTGCGACCTTGGCTATAGAGGCGAATTTATACCCGTTAACGGACCCGGCATTCAAAAGTCACATCGTTCTAAGTTATCGAAAAGGTTCTCAGCTAACTTCTGCCGCCCTAGCTTTTATTGATATGGCAAAAGAACGATTTCAAAACAAATAAAAATGATTGCTCTTTATGGTACATGAGAAAATTAATAATAATGAGTGTATGACTGAAACATACAAGGGAAAGGCCGCTCATTTTAAAATAGGCTTGTCCATTATTCGGACAAGCCCTTTTTTTATCAAATAAAATTAGTCTCTCTCCCAATTAACCTAATGTAATAGTTGCTTCACTTGGCTTTGTTCAGCAATCATCTTTTCGTTTTTGAAGTGGACCAAAAGGACTGGTAGATTCAACAAAAGTTTATCTAATATTAAAAACAAACAGTACCACTCTCACTATCAGAGAAGATGCTGTACTATTTTCCAGAAAAACCACACTAACTTATGATACGGTTCTCGGTGATCCATCTAAATGAGTTTTTATTGCTTCAGATATTATTTATACGTTCTACAAACTTCTTCGCAGCCCGTGACAATGGAACATTTTTTAAATGGCATATGCCAATACTCCTCTTTGGTATTTCCTCTCCTAGCCTTATCTCGTATAAATCTCCTTTTTCTAAATAATGACTTGAAAACTCTTTTATGACACAAGAAATACCTAAATTTATTTTTGCGAATTCTAATACTAAATCATAAGACCCCAGTTCAAACACAGGTGAGATATTAAAGCCCCTCTTTTTAAAGAATTTTTCCACATATATTCGTGAATTCGATTTCTTTTCTAAAAAAATTAGTGGCATTTTCATTAAATAGTCTAAACTAATCGGTTTACTCGTTAATCTTTTAAATTTTTCCCCGCAGACAAAAATATCTTGAATCTCCTTACATGGGATGACTTGAAGGTGGTCGTCATATATCGGCAAGTTACATATCCCCAAATCTGCCTTTCCAGTTTTAATAAAGTCGCAGATCTCTGTTGTGGTTCCATTCAAAATATTTAATTTGATTCCGGGGTATCTTGCATGAAATTCTTCTAAATACGGAATTAAAAAATAGCGTGAGATGGTATCTCCAACCCCAATACGCAATCGTCCAGTCCGTAATGTTTTAAATTCAAATAGCTTTTCTTCTGCGACGTTGATCATTCCCATGGCAGAATTAATATGCTCACTTAATAATTTTCCTTCATTTGTTAATACTATGCCCTTAGATGTTCTATAAAAAAGTTGTATTTCTAGCTCATTTTCAAGCTTCATAATAGCTTGACTAACTGCAGATTGGGTCATATATAATTCCTGTGCTGCTCTGGAAAAACTTTTATTTTGGCTAACGACGTAAAATATACGATATGAATCCAACTTCCCAATCATATTAGTACTCCTTATACCTGATATAATTTATATTAATTTTACTTATATCACTATAGTGACGTATAGTAAACTTATAGCGTTTAAAAATAATTAAATAAATCTATATCAATTTTACCCCAATAGAGGAGAGATTAAATTGACAAGAGCCGTTGGAACAGTAGTTCGTGGGCTTCGCGGTCCCATCATCAACAAAGGGGACAATATTGAGCAAATCGTTGTTGATACAGTAATAAATGCAGCAAAAGTTGAAGGATTTTCGATTGAGGATCGTGACATTATAACAATAACTGAATCAATCGTGGCTCGTGCACAAGGGAACTATGCGACAATTGACGATATAGCAGCAGATATTAAAGGGAAATTCGGAGACGAAACAATTGGCATCATTTTTCCGATTCTTAGCCGTAATCGATTTGCGAACTGCTTACGGGGGATAGCAAAAGGAGCAAAGAGCATTGTATTAATGTTAAGCTATCCATCTGATGAAGTCGGAAATCACCTTGTAGATATCGATGAACTAGACAATAAGGGAATAAATCCATGGACAGGTGTATTGTCTGAAGCTCAGTTCCGTGAACATTTCGGTTTTATCCATCATCCCTTTACAGGTGTTGATTACATCGAATACTATAAATCCCTGATTGAGGCTGAAGGTGTAACGTGCGAGGTTATTTTCTCTAACAACCCAAAAACCATTTTGGACTATACAAAGAATGTTTTAACTTGTGATATCCACTCACGTTTCAGGACAAAACGGATTTTAACAAACGCTGGTGTTGAAAAAATTTATGGACTTGATGATATTCTTTCAGAGTCAGTTAATGGCAGCGGCTTTAATGAGGCTTATGGTCTACTTGGATCAAATAAAGCAACTGAAGACAGCGTAAAACTATTTCCAAACAACTGTCAGCCACTCGTAGATGAAATTCAAGCCAAAATCAAAGAAGTAACAGGTAAAACCGTTGAAGTAATGGTTTATGGCGATGGAGCATTTAAAGACCCAGTCGGAAAAATATGGGAGCTTGCCGATCCAGTAGTATCACCTGCTTACACTAAAGGACTTGAAG is a genomic window containing:
- a CDS encoding LysR family transcriptional regulator; this encodes MKELSVDYLNAIIKYGSISQAAKHLFISQPYLSKFIKTLEEELGVEVINRQTNPITLTFAGERYLSYMNDAKKIINNMLNELEDISSLKKGRIKIGVSPILATYTLYKFLPSFMQRYPGIEINLVEDVAEELESLILQNQIDVCVNSLPITNPDITYENLYEEYNYFVIPPNHRLYKKNQTSDVDFDPSKLDGESFILAKPGLGLRRFTNQVLSKYNIHPQVVLETTNAENALRLANNGVGVTIVPQCVIESATLAIEANLYPLTDPAFKSHIVLSYRKGSQLTSAALAFIDMAKERFQNK
- a CDS encoding coenzyme F420-0:L-glutamate ligase gives rise to the protein MTRAVGTVVRGLRGPIINKGDNIEQIVVDTVINAAKVEGFSIEDRDIITITESIVARAQGNYATIDDIAADIKGKFGDETIGIIFPILSRNRFANCLRGIAKGAKSIVLMLSYPSDEVGNHLVDIDELDNKGINPWTGVLSEAQFREHFGFIHHPFTGVDYIEYYKSLIEAEGVTCEVIFSNNPKTILDYTKNVLTCDIHSRFRTKRILTNAGVEKIYGLDDILSESVNGSGFNEAYGLLGSNKATEDSVKLFPNNCQPLVDEIQAKIKEVTGKTVEVMVYGDGAFKDPVGKIWELADPVVSPAYTKGLEGTPNEVKLKYLADNNFSHLQGEELKQAISEYIQNKKDDLVGAMEAQGTTPRKLTDLIGSLSDLTSGSGDKGTPMIYIQGYFDNYTK
- a CDS encoding LysR family transcriptional regulator translates to MIGKLDSYRIFYVVSQNKSFSRAAQELYMTQSAVSQAIMKLENELEIQLFYRTSKGIVLTNEGKLLSEHINSAMGMINVAEEKLFEFKTLRTGRLRIGVGDTISRYFLIPYLEEFHARYPGIKLNILNGTTTEICDFIKTGKADLGICNLPIYDDHLQVIPCKEIQDIFVCGEKFKRLTSKPISLDYLMKMPLIFLEKKSNSRIYVEKFFKKRGFNISPVFELGSYDLVLEFAKINLGISCVIKEFSSHYLEKGDLYEIRLGEEIPKRSIGICHLKNVPLSRAAKKFVERINNI